Proteins encoded by one window of Xiphophorus couchianus chromosome 13, X_couchianus-1.0, whole genome shotgun sequence:
- the LOC114155432 gene encoding proline-rich receptor-like protein kinase PERK1, producing MERTQVLVLVVMFLSCTQAQDTTSSSYSSSTVVMATTLISTITGTNATLQSTLSWSPPPSETGTPPGGSSDSPTRAPPTSSTHPSNTTAPQTDVQPSATTRITAAPSRNPPGSSSGTTPLTSAAPTAGSGCVSAGRRLQQLLLAAACTLLQRATHT from the exons ATGGAGAGAACCCAGGTGCTGGTTCTGGTCGTCATGTTCCTGAGCTGCACTCAG GCTCAGGACACCACCTCCTCCAGCTACAGCTCCTCCACTGTCGTCATGGCGACCACCCTCATCTCAACCATCACAGGGACTAATGCGACCCTCCAGTCTACGCTCAGCTGGTCGCCCCCCCCCTCGGAGACCGGTACGCCCCCCGGCGGCAGCAGTGACAGCCCCACCAGAGCCCCACCCACCTCCTCCACCCACCCCTCCAACACCACCGCCCCCCAGACGGACGTCCAGCCGTCTGCGACGACCCGGATCACGGCGGCTCCCAGCCGGAACCCCCCAGGCAGCAGTAGCGGTACGACGCCCCTGACCTCTGCCGCCCCCACGGCGGGGTCGGGCTGCGTGTCTGCAGGCCgcaggctgcagcagctgctgctggctgcgGCCTGCACGCTGCTGCAGCGCGCCACTCACACCTGA
- the LOC114155431 gene encoding uncharacterized protein LOC114155431 — MFRGSLVLLVGFFLCAFSTSYHQMATGSGWSAVVSSATAVIYYPHQRSILKELTASPASPECLPVTVIPLTLWTRGPDPGSFLGFRTSLVTPWKIPTGCPSSQTHLSVVLQVSPGPHGWRSNHSSVSPLHPSLCPFSAALLRLFLDPLRDRDPGHTQLPSKIQIQPPPMNHCCPLQLIPWTRPPSHTLIIVYLNKSFKLILTLLSCVLHVG; from the exons atgttccggggttCTCTGGTTCTCTTGGTGGGGTTTTTCCTGTGCGCCTTTTCCACCtcttaccaccagatggcgacaggtTCCGGTTGGAGTGCGGTGGTGTCATCAGCCACAGCTGTCATCTATTACCCTCATCAGCGGAGCATACTTAAGGAGTTGACCGCCAGTCCAgcgtcgcctgagtgtttgccagtcacg GTGATCCCTTTGACACTCTGGACCCGTGGACCAGATCCTGGCAGTTTCCTTGGTTTCAGAAcctccctcgtgacgccgtggaagatacccactggttgcccgagttcccagactcacctctccgttGTTTTGCAAGTATCTCCTGGACCCCACGGCTGGCGGTCGAACCACTCCTCTGTGTCTCCGTTGCACCCGAGCCTATGTCCGTTCTCCGCCGCACTCCTCCGTTTGTTCCTGGACCCACTAAGAGACCGAGACCCTGGACATACTCAGTTACCCTCCAAGATTCAGATCCAGCCACCACCAA TGAACCACTGCTGCCCGTTACAGTTGATTCCCTGGACCAGACCACCTTCCCACACTCTGATAATTGTGTAcctaaataaatcatttaaactgattcttactctcctgtcttgtgttctgcatgtgggctag